Proteins from a genomic interval of Colletotrichum higginsianum IMI 349063 chromosome 6, whole genome shotgun sequence:
- a CDS encoding 60s ribosomal protein l20 encodes MEARTLTRPATALATLLRQQTASAVPRRGHKTFSRTKRSLNIPPHPDFLPSTTPASGDTIIYNPPSAAPSVFHTPFKFLPPSDPRRRANLSSLFANSNSSAAASSQTSSSARPLPPALNVPSRGANPRYHLTRDNVAEIRRLRAEDPDFWSVTALARKFDCSETFITICTPAPREHKERLQRKLEGVKSRWGAIRTKAREDRTRRKEMLFRGEL; translated from the coding sequence ATGGAGGCCAGGACGTTAACCAGACCGGCCACTGCGCTGGccaccctcctccgccagcaGACCGCCTCTGCCGTCCCCCGACGTGGCCACAAGACCTTCTCCCGCACGAAGCGCTCCCTCAACATTCCCCCACACCCCGACTTCCTCCCCTCGACGACTCCGGCCAGCGGCGACACAATCATCTACAacccgccctcggccgcccccTCCGTCTTCCACACCCCCTTCAAGTTCCTCCCGCCCTCCgacccccgccgccgcgccaacctctcttccctcttcGCCAACTCCAACTCCTCCGCAGCGGCATCATCACAAACGTCGTCCTCCGCGAGACCATTGCCCCCGGCCCTCAACGTCCCCTCCCGCGGCGCCAACCCGCGCTACCACCTCACCCGCGACAACGTCGCCGAGatccgccgcctccgcgccGAGGACCCGGACTTCTGGAGCgtcaccgccctcgcccgcaaATTCGACTGCTCCGAGACCTTCATCACCATCTGCACCCCCGCGCCCCGTGAGCACAAGGAGCGCCTCCAGCGCAAGCTCGAAGGCGTCAAGAGCCGCTGGGGTGCCATCCGCACCAAGGCCCGCGAGGACCGCACCCGCCGCAAGGAAATGCTCTTCCGCGGCGAGTTGTAG